In one window of Candidatus Methanomethylophilaceae archaeon DNA:
- a CDS encoding RsmD family RNA methyltransferase yields the protein MPKAEVEGCLKAVTDCHRITSSGPGYVIAQFDARFFDEIADRLGMTHSLGRYLGAYDPGDVSGLESAELPEGTFAVRGKRFEGMMRDVDSQALVRKVGGLLSKHNDVDLKHPDVIVKMLMSDRVHIFIEERVTETDLLNKRKVSERPFFSPISLHPKYARALINMACVRTGGTVLDPFCGTGGIVIEAASMGMKAIASDFDEEMVIGCRENMDFYGMKLSDCDVLDIGEIGDRFSDLDAVCTDPPYGRSTKTGGEDIDRIYRRAGEAIPKVLKHGARAGIVLPHPMELSTMSLERMCVQRVHSSLSRHYHVFRNDL from the coding sequence ATGCCCAAGGCCGAAGTCGAGGGCTGCCTCAAAGCCGTGACGGATTGCCACAGAATAACGTCCTCCGGACCCGGGTATGTCATAGCGCAATTCGACGCCCGCTTCTTCGATGAGATCGCCGACCGTTTGGGGATGACCCACAGCCTCGGCCGCTATCTCGGCGCTTATGATCCTGGCGACGTCTCCGGATTGGAGAGCGCCGAACTCCCTGAGGGGACGTTCGCGGTCAGGGGGAAGAGATTCGAAGGCATGATGAGGGACGTGGATTCCCAGGCTCTCGTCCGCAAGGTCGGAGGTCTGCTGTCGAAGCATAACGACGTCGACCTCAAGCATCCCGATGTCATCGTCAAAATGCTGATGAGCGACAGAGTCCACATTTTCATAGAGGAGAGAGTAACCGAAACCGACCTCCTCAACAAAAGGAAAGTCAGCGAGAGACCGTTCTTCTCGCCGATATCGCTCCATCCGAAATACGCCCGCGCGCTCATAAACATGGCTTGCGTGAGGACAGGCGGCACAGTTTTGGACCCGTTCTGCGGGACCGGAGGCATCGTCATAGAGGCGGCATCCATGGGGATGAAAGCCATCGCGTCCGATTTCGACGAAGAGATGGTCATCGGGTGCCGTGAGAACATGGATTTCTACGGCATGAAGCTGAGCGATTGCGACGTTCTGGACATAGGCGAGATAGGGGACAGATTCTCTGACTTGGACGCTGTCTGCACCGACCCGCCGTATGGAAGATCCACTAAAACCGGCGGCGAGGACATAGACCGCATATACAGAAGAGCCGGGGAGGCAATACCGAAGGTCCTCAAACATGGGGCGAGAGCCGGGATCGTCCTCCCGCATCCGATGGAGCTGAGCACCATGAGCCTCGAACGCATGTGCGTCCAAAGGGTCCACAGCTCCCTGTCCAGGCATTACCACGTGTTCAGGAACGATCTCTGA